The genomic window TGCCGAGCGCGTCGGCGATCACCCCGGACGGCACGGCCACCAGGACGACCTCGGCGTCCGAGGCATCACCGCCGTCGCGGCCGATCCGGGTGACCGCGTGCCCGGCCCGTTCCCAGCGGCGGGCGAGCCCGCCGCCGACGTTGCCCCGGCCGATGACGGTGATGTTCATGCGCTCCTCCAATCACTGCTACTCACCGATGTTCGGATAACCCGTTTTGATGCGGTCATACAGCACGAAGCCATTGCGCCAGCGACTGGCTCATCGCCAGGACCCACTCCTCCCCGGACGAGACCCTCTTCTCCCCGGCTCGGCTACGAGCCGGACTCGGGCGACGACACGGGTCAGCCTGAGCGCTGCGAGGTCGACCCCCTGTTGCTCGAGGATCTTGGCGGCAAGCCCCTCCGTGCGGGCTCGCTCCGTGAGGATCTCGAACATCAGGCCTCCAACCCCATCGCCTTGCGCCGCGCCGCGTGCTTCTCGTGCACCGACTGCTTGGTCACCCGAAGGACGCGAGCGACGTCCTGCCACGACCAGCCCAAGCTCCGGGCGTTGTCGACCTGCAGCCGCTCGACCTGCTCCAGCAGGTTCCGAAGTGACCACACTGCATGCAGCCCCACCGCAGGGTCCTTGTCCGCCAGCGCATCGGCGAGGCCGGCAGCGTCTCCCGGGGCGGGTGTCTCACTCGTCATATCGTCAGGCTACCCTGACGATAGCAAATCGTCAAGCTGGCCTTGACGGCCCGCGCGGGCCGTCCCAAGTACCCCGATCTCTGCCGGTCACCCACGACAATGGCCTCGCGACGCTCGCCACGTCCCGCATGTGGACACCGGTGGAACATTGGCGCGCGGTCGTGCGCCCAGGTCGTCAGAGAGCCTGGCTCTGGCCGCGCCGTGGGTAGTCGACCGGGGCTCTACCGACGGCGCGGGATGAGGGCGAACCGGTTGCCGTCGGGGTCGGTGAAGATCGACCACCAGCCGAAGAACAGCTCGACCGGCGGCTGGGGGAACTCCACGCCGCGGGCGGCCAGATCCTGGTGGGTCTGCTGCAGGTCGTCGCAGTAGAACCACACGTTGGAGGTGGGCAGCATCTCGTCCGACGGCGACGGCCGGTCGCCCTGGCGAACGCCGAGGCCGACCACCACCGCCTTGTCGGGTGTGCGCACCTCGAGCCAGCGCTGACCCTCCTTGTAGGGGGTGTCCTGGACCAGCTCGAAGCCCATGACCTCGGTCCAGAACTGCTTGGCCCGGTCCTGGTCCTCGACCTCGATGCCGACGTTGCTGACGCCACCGATCATGGTGCGCACCTCCTGGAGCGACCTCCGACCATACTATATCCGGAGCGGATACAGCGTGCTCGGATAGTACACTGCGGGTGTGACCGCCACCGGCCCGACGCCCGAGCTCACCCCGGCCGCCTTCCGGGTGCTGCTGGCGCTGGCCGCCGGGCCGGCGCACGGGTACGCCGTGATGCGCTTCGTGGAGCAGGTCAGCGCCGGCACGGTCCGGCTCGGCCCCGGCACGCTGTACCGCACGATCGGCCGGCTGCTGGCCGACGGCCTGGTCGAGGAGACCGAGGGCAGCGACCCTGACGCGCCCCACGACGCGAGGCGCCGCTACTACCGGCTCACCCCGCTGGGCCGCCGCGCCGCCCAGGCCGAGGCTGCGCTGCTCGAACGGCTGGTGGCCGCCGCGACCCGGGCCAGGCTGCTGCCCGAGCAGAGGTGTGCGTGACCGGCCAGCGCCCGCACGGGCTCTGCCCGCACCTGTTCGTGCGCGACGCCGACGCAGCGGTGGCGTTCTACCGCACGGCGTTCGGTGCCGCCGAGCTGTTCCGCACGACCCTTCCCGACGGCCGGGTACTGTTCGTGGAACTCGCGCTTGGCGATGGTCGTCTGCTGGTCAGCGAGGAGACCCCCGCGCTGAACGCGCTGGCGCCGCCGACCGTGGGCGGCAGCCCAGTGTTGCTGCTGCTGGAGCTCGACGACGTGGACGCGGCCGCCCGGCAGGCGGTGGAGGCCGGCGCGGAGGTGGAGATGCCAGTGCGGGAGATGTTCTTCGGCGAGCGCTACGGCGTGGTGCGCGATCCCTTCGGCCACCGGTGGGCCCTGTCCACCGCCCGTGAGCAGCTCACCCCCGACGACATCGCCCGCCGCGCCCCACGGGACGTCTAGCCGTCCCGCATCGCCTGTCGGCCACCCTCCCAGCCCCATCCTCCTCGGAAGGACGCCGGGATCGTCGGGCCCCGCTCCGCCTGAGCCGGGGTACCCTGAGAGCTCCAAGCCGATTCCAGACCG from Actinomycetes bacterium includes these protein-coding regions:
- a CDS encoding VOC family protein, which codes for MIGGVSNVGIEVEDQDRAKQFWTEVMGFELVQDTPYKEGQRWLEVRTPDKAVVVGLGVRQGDRPSPSDEMLPTSNVWFYCDDLQQTHQDLAARGVEFPQPPVELFFGWWSIFTDPDGNRFALIPRRR
- a CDS encoding PadR family transcriptional regulator, translated to MTATGPTPELTPAAFRVLLALAAGPAHGYAVMRFVEQVSAGTVRLGPGTLYRTIGRLLADGLVEETEGSDPDAPHDARRRYYRLTPLGRRAAQAEAALLERLVAAATRARLLPEQRCA
- a CDS encoding VOC family protein, producing MTGQRPHGLCPHLFVRDADAAVAFYRTAFGAAELFRTTLPDGRVLFVELALGDGRLLVSEETPALNALAPPTVGGSPVLLLLELDDVDAAARQAVEAGAEVEMPVREMFFGERYGVVRDPFGHRWALSTAREQLTPDDIARRAPRDV